The sequence AAGTACGACAAGGCCGCAGAGGACTGGAGCTCCCACGTGGTGGTGGACGGCAACCTCTACACGGGCCAGAACCCGCAGTCCTCGGAGGAGCTGGCGAAGCGCATCCTGGCGGACCTGGACAAGTAAGCGCCGAAAAATGGAGGATTGAGTCGCAGGACAAGCCGGTCAAGGGCGGATATGCTGGTGCTCATGATCAAAGCGATTCTCTCCGCCATTCTGCTATTTATCTCCTCGCTGTTTTCTAGCGCGGGCTCCTCGGAGCTGGCGGGGAGTTCGGAGGCGTGGGCGGTGAACGTCGCCAAGCATGGCGTCATCACGAACGCGCCAGCAGGTTTGGTCGAGGCCAACGACGAGCAGATGGAGCACATCACTGCTTTCAGGTGGGAGTCTGAGGCGAGCCCAGAGGATTTCTCCCTGAATTTCCAGAACCAGACGGCGTGGCTGCCCTGTAACGGAGGCAACTTCACCTTGGTTGATGGCGGGGTGGAGCTTGGTGGTGTGACGGAAATGGCCTGTCCCAGAGGAAAGATTGACCTTCCCTTCACCGTGTTCCTGTCCGAACCGGCGAAGGTAATGGTGAACCGCGATGCCTCCGCAACGCCTCAGCGCATTTACCTTGTGCGTGGGGATCAAGCCATCGCCCTTACCCGCTGAGACGCGCATCACGCAGTGCTGCGTGAAACGCAGACCTGAAAACGAACACAAATAAGAAGACCGGCCAGAGCCCCTGGTCGGTCTTTCGACGTTTTCGACTGCAAGGAGATGAATAGGTGTCAGCGCATGCCCGAATAGTGGGTCTCGATATTGCACGTTCCTTGGCCATCATCGGGATGATCATCCTGCACATGGCCAACCTGGTGTGGGGTGTCAAAGTGGTGCTCTCAGGGCTGCCGGCAGCCGGCTTCGTCATCATCGCCGGTACTACGATGATGATTCTTGCCCGTGACTACTCGCTGCGGGTGTTCATGAAGCTGGTGGCTCGCGGCTGCCTCATCATGCTTATTGGCGTGGCTTTGCTGCCCGTTGGCGGTGAGATTCAGGTGGTGCTCGTGGTGATGGGCGCGGCCATGGCGCTGACAGCCTGGGTGCCGCCGCTGGCCACTGGTTGGAAGGTACTGCTTTTCGCGCTGGCCACCGCGGGGGCGACGGTTCTCTACGCGCCGTACACCCTCCCGCAGGTCTACCCCCTCGTGGCGTTCCTGGCGTACATGGTGGCGGGCATGCTGCTTTACGACGTCTACCTCACCCGCCCCACCCGCACCCACACCATTACGACCGCGGTGGCTGCCGTTGTCACCGGCATCGGCCTGTGGCAGCGCTTCAACCCGGACATTCCAGGCTGGCTGCGCTTTACGGGGCATACGGGTGTGCTTGGTGAAATCCTTCTCTCCGTTGCGGTGACCGCGGTGGTGCTGCACCTGTGTCTGGTCCTTGGCCGCCAGTGGCCACGTGTATTCTTCCCCTTCGCGGCGCTGGGGTCGATGTCGCTGACCATCTATATCCTGCATATTTTCACTGCTCGCTATTGGCAGGCGAACGTCTCGCTGCACAACACGATGGCAGCAGTGGGTTTTGTGCTCGCTTTCTTGGTGCTGAGCGCGCTGTGGAAAAAGTTCTTCGGAAAAGGCCCGGCCGAGAGGGCCGTGGCGTGGGCAATCAAGGAGGTGGCCGCGTAATGACGGCACGAAAGATGACTGCTGTTCTGGCTAGCGCTGTGGCCGTGGGGCTAGGCGCTGCGCCGGCCATGGCCTTGGAATTCGCCCAACCCGCACCTCACTCGGAGGAAAGCGCTGCCGTAGCCGCTCTACGCATGGGCAAAATTGGCAACTTCGGTGACTGCACCGGCACGCTCGTGGCCGAGCAATGGGTGTTGACCGCCCGCCACTGCTTGGAGTCCGTCAACAACGACGGCACTCAGGCGCGCTTCGGTGACCGAGTCTTTGATGCTGACTCCTGGGCGGTTTCACCCACCATTGACGCCGGCCTTATCCACCTCACCGAACCCGTCGAGGGCATCACACCTGCCAAGCTTGCGGACGCAGTGCCCTCTGCCGGCGAGAAAGGCCACTTTTACGGTTGGAGCAGCAGCTCCCGGATGGCCCGCACAGGCCAGCTGCCGATGGCGGAGATGGAAGTGGGCGAGCTTCTCTCGGGCGGCACCCCGCCTCCTGAGGAAGCCGAAACGCCACAGGTCATGGAAGGCGGTGAGATGCCTGAGATTGCGGTTAGCCCTGACGGTGCGGAAAGCATCCCGGCGGGTGCGCTCGGCTCGGAGAGCGTTCCCGCTGGTGAACTTGGCGGATCCACCCCGATGATTGCCGCAGCCATCATGGACGTGAAGGCCCTCAACGGTGAGGGGATGCAGGGCGGTGATTCGGGCGGACCGTTCTTCGTCGATGGTCGGCTCGTCGGCGTGGCCACGGCTGGCACGTCGAATGCGGACCCGGATCTTCCGTCCCCGACTGCTGCCATCACCTCGGTGGTCGAAGTCCGCGACTGGATTGAGGCCATCACCAGCGGCCGCGATACCGACGGCGTTCTCAACGCTGATACTTCCCCGGCGCCGCCGACAACGATGCAGGTCAGTGCTCCCGTTGCATGGCCAGCGAGCATTGCCGCGGTAGTGGGGCTCATCGCAATCGCCTTCTTCTCGCGCCTGCGAGGCCGCAAGCCAAGCGCTGAAAAGCGCACCAGCTAGGCTGAAACTCCATGAAGGAGAAACTCGTTCCCTGTCTTATCGCCGGTGCCATCCTCGGCGTGGTGCTGTGGCTGGCTTCCGGCATGCTGTGGTTGTTGCCGGTAGGCCTAGTACTAGGTCTTGCGGGGTACCCGCTGCTCGGCATGACGCGCGATGAGTCTCAAGCCCGCAAGCGCCGCGACGACACCTTCCGCGACTAAGCGCCCCCCGCCGCCGCACGCCGCTCCACGCCACCGCGCACGCTGTCATGCGGCTCATCACTAGATGGCATTCCACAAAAGGCATCGTGTAAAAGGCAACTGCCAGAGGGCATCTTTGGGGCTGAAAACGCCATCTGCAGTGCCCACATGGCGTTTTCAGGCGAGAAAACGCCTTGTGGATAATGCCATCTGCGCGATGCCTTCTGGGATCACCGCCAATGGCGGGACGGTCAGCTATCTGCGCGGTAGCGGAAGAGTGACGCAGATGGTCCCTTTACATTGGTCCCTTTAGTTTGGTCCTTTTGCTGACCACAAGGACCATCTAGGTATAGAAAATTGCTTGTACATGGTCCCTTTAGGCTGTAAAGGGACCAGAGTAACGGGACCGTACTAGAGGGACCTTGTGCCACGGCGGTGAGGGCGCGGTGAAACCACCGGCTAGAAAATCTCGATGCGCCCGCCGAGGGACTCGGTTTGGCGCAGCTGCGCCACCCAGTTCGGAGCGCCCGGGTGCAGTCGCAGCACCGGGCGGGAAGAAATCTTGACCGGGGAGACCGATTCCTTCCGAGCGCCGGATCGGGCTTCGATGCGGGTGCGGGCTCTGTAGCCGGCGTCGGCAAGCTCGGCGATGGACGGCTCATCTGAAGCCAACGAGTCACGGGCAGACTGCATCAACTCAATCGCCTCATCCAGAGCGCTGACCAAAGCCGTCGCGTTCGTCTCACACATCTGACGCACCAGGTCAGGGCGGGTACCGGCCACGCGCGTGCCGTCCTTGAAGGAACCGGCGGCCAATGACTGTGCGAGAATTCCGCCGTTATCGCCCACCACCGCGAGGGTCTCCGCCAGCACGTGCGGCAGGTGAGAAATGCGAGCCACCGCGGCATCGTGGTTGGCCACGCGCACTGGCACTGCTTCCGCATGAACCATCTGCGTCATGCGGACAACATCAGCGAAAACATTTTCCCATTCAAGAGGGATGCGCTCACCGCGGGCGTCGCATTCAGCGGCGTAGTCGTAGGTGATAACCCAGGCGGCACGGTGAAACAGGCCGGTCTGCGAGTTCTCCCAGCCGGACTTGGAGGTGCCCGCCATGGGGTGGCCGCCAACGTAGCGAGGATGCATGTCGCGCTCGATGACGAGCTGGCGGATTTCGGCTTTGACCGAGACGACATCGGTAAACCCGCAGCTTGGGGCGTGCTCCTGAATAGCGTCAAGAACCGAGGCAACCGCGTCCATGGGCACCGCGATGACGATGAGGGCTTTGTCTTCCTCTGCGCGGCGCAGGATGGCTGGGAGGTCATCAGTAACGTCAAAGCCCTGCTTCACAGCAATGCGGGCACCGGACGTGGAATGGTTGTAGCCGAATACTGGGTGCTTGGCCGCGGCGAGATCACGCAGCAGGGAACCGCCGATGAGGCCGAGACCGATAATGCAGACGGGGCGTTGAACATCTTGAGAACTCACGGTGACAATTGTGGCACAACCCGACTAATCTGACGAGGTATGAGCCATGACGATCTGTCTTTTTCCATCACCGTCGCGCGTGACGAGCGCGGCTGGGTGATTCGCCCCTTCGAGGATGACTTTGACGATGTCCAGACCTCGATTAAGGCGGTGCGCAACCTGCGTTCCGAGGGCGCGGCGTTTGCGCTGCTATGTGTGGAGGATGACTATTTCGTCGTGGTCCGCCCGGTGCCGGGGGATGTACGCATGCTGCTTTCCGACGCCACCTATGCCGCCGAAGACGACTTCGCCGCGGACTTCCTGGACTTGCGCGACATCGATATCCCGGATTTGGACGAAGATGAGTGGGAGGACGCCGACCCGTACGGC is a genomic window of Corynebacterium singulare containing:
- a CDS encoding tRNA adenosine deaminase-associated protein is translated as MSHDDLSFSITVARDERGWVIRPFEDDFDDVQTSIKAVRNLRSEGAAFALLCVEDDYFVVVRPVPGDVRMLLSDATYAAEDDFAADFLDLRDIDIPDLDEDEWEDADPYGDGDFDIFADLGLDEDQVGYIIENDEDWPSDMLLRIAGELGFGDELEDYLDGLDSDDS
- a CDS encoding trypsin-like serine protease, giving the protein MTARKMTAVLASAVAVGLGAAPAMALEFAQPAPHSEESAAVAALRMGKIGNFGDCTGTLVAEQWVLTARHCLESVNNDGTQARFGDRVFDADSWAVSPTIDAGLIHLTEPVEGITPAKLADAVPSAGEKGHFYGWSSSSRMARTGQLPMAEMEVGELLSGGTPPPEEAETPQVMEGGEMPEIAVSPDGAESIPAGALGSESVPAGELGGSTPMIAAAIMDVKALNGEGMQGGDSGGPFFVDGRLVGVATAGTSNADPDLPSPTAAITSVVEVRDWIEAITSGRDTDGVLNADTSPAPPTTMQVSAPVAWPASIAAVVGLIAIAFFSRLRGRKPSAEKRTS
- a CDS encoding prephenate dehydrogenase; the protein is MSSQDVQRPVCIIGLGLIGGSLLRDLAAAKHPVFGYNHSTSGARIAVKQGFDVTDDLPAILRRAEEDKALIVIAVPMDAVASVLDAIQEHAPSCGFTDVVSVKAEIRQLVIERDMHPRYVGGHPMAGTSKSGWENSQTGLFHRAAWVITYDYAAECDARGERIPLEWENVFADVVRMTQMVHAEAVPVRVANHDAAVARISHLPHVLAETLAVVGDNGGILAQSLAAGSFKDGTRVAGTRPDLVRQMCETNATALVSALDEAIELMQSARDSLASDEPSIAELADAGYRARTRIEARSGARKESVSPVKISSRPVLRLHPGAPNWVAQLRQTESLGGRIEIF
- a CDS encoding DUF418 domain-containing protein; its protein translation is MSAHARIVGLDIARSLAIIGMIILHMANLVWGVKVVLSGLPAAGFVIIAGTTMMILARDYSLRVFMKLVARGCLIMLIGVALLPVGGEIQVVLVVMGAAMALTAWVPPLATGWKVLLFALATAGATVLYAPYTLPQVYPLVAFLAYMVAGMLLYDVYLTRPTRTHTITTAVAAVVTGIGLWQRFNPDIPGWLRFTGHTGVLGEILLSVAVTAVVLHLCLVLGRQWPRVFFPFAALGSMSLTIYILHIFTARYWQANVSLHNTMAAVGFVLAFLVLSALWKKFFGKGPAERAVAWAIKEVAA